ATTTGTAAACCGATATCTAAAATCAAATTTAAAATTCTATCACGATCGATTTTGCTAATCCCATTTTTTATATAGTTAAGTTCAGTAGAAATTGCTATATCTAAAGCTACGGCCGCTCCATGAGAAACTTTATAATTGGTGAAACCTTCTATAAATGGACTGAAAGTATGTCCAAAATCAACAAGTCTTTCTAAGTTATGTTCAAGAAAATTTCCCGTTAGTTCCTCTAACATTCTTAAAATTGAACGCTCATTTATTTTATGTGGAATATCATTTTTTTCTTGAAAATTATACTTAATTAAACTTTGAGAGTTACTTTCAATGAGTTCAAATAGAATAGAGTCCTTTACAATTGCCATTTTTATTATTTCCGCTAATCCGAATAATACTTCTTTTTTCTGTAATGTTTCAAGAAGTTTGATATCATTAATTGTTGCAATGGGAGGATGGTAAGAACCCAAGAAATTTTTCGAGTCTTCAAAATTTACGCCTGTTTTTATTCCGATTCCTGCATCAATCTGACCTAGGAGAGTAGTAGGAATCTTTATGTAATCCATTCTGCGCTTATACATTGAAGCAGAGAATCCTACCATATCTAATAAAATTCCTCCCCCTATTGCTACCATCAATGAATTTCTATCCAGGCAGAATTCCTTACCCGCTTTGCAAATGTTGCTTACACTCTCAATATTTTTATTATATTCAGTTGTTGGGATAACTATTATTTTGTATTGTTGTTTAAAATTATACTCAAAATATTCTATTACATATTTTGAGTATAATTTATTTACCGTTTCGCTTAGGACGACAAGAATTTTTTTTCCGTAACAATAATTTTTAATGGTTTTATTCTCAATATCGAAAATTTTATTTGTAAGAATAACATCATATTCTAAGACTGAGCTATCTTTGACTAATATAGTTTTTAAAGCTTTCAAATCATATATACCTCTTTCTTTTGAATTATTAAAGGGAGGCCTGAAAAATAAAGACCTTCATTTCGTCTTCTGAGTTATTAACTAATCCGTGTGTGCCGTATACGGGATTAACGATTACATCTCCTGATTTTATTATTCTTTCTTGGCCATTGTTCAAGTGCATCATACCTGTACCAGAAACAATAAAATATACTTCCTCATTTAAATCATGTTGATGTATACCGATTTTTGCTTTCGGTGGTATTTCTATGTAATCAATAAAGTCTAATGAGGATTCGAAATCTTCAAAAGAAAATGCTCTTTTCTTTTTAATAAACCCTTCACCTTCATGGCAAATTTCTAATTCTTTTTCAGATTCGTAAACGTTAATAACTTTGTTATCACTCATAAGATTCCCTCATTTCACATAAGGTTAATATTTCTTCTAATTCCGGTTCATCTATAGCTATTAAAGAGAAAATTTCTTTTACGTGCATTCCAATTTCATCCAAAGTCTCCCCTTTTAATAAAACTCTTTGTCTTAAACCATTTCCATCGGGTCGAATAAAAATATAATCAACAAAATCCAAATTCATTAACAACTCAACTTCATTATCGTTTAATTGATATCTTATAGGTACTTCTACTGCGAAACTAACTAACGGTAATAAATCAAATTTTTTACCATTTAGTATTTGTAGTATTATGTCATAAGCATTTATTCCGCCGAGGCTTACCATTCTTGTTACTCCTGATGCTCTACAATTAATTTCAGTTACAAAAAAAGTGTCTTCTTGAATTATAAAATCTATATCAATAATACCTTCGGTGTTCAATTCCCTAGCTATTCTACTTGAAGCTTCAATTATTGAATTATTAATCTCTTCGTTCCATGGATTTGGGAACACTCTAAGTTTTTTAAGTGGGTGCACCATTTTTAGACTAGTAACCCCTTTATAAACAGGTGGACATATTACAATCGAATCCTTATTGCATATAGCCTGTACAGATAACTCAACGCCTTTAATAAACTTCTCAAGTACATAATCATCAGTTATTAATTGGACCTCATTCATGGTGGTAAGGATTTTTATACCATAACCCTCCCAGGATTCAGGTGGCTTTGCAACTACGGGTAATATTTTATCACCCTCTTTTAAATTTGGAGAAGGTATGGTAGGAATATGAATCTTTTTCAAGAAATTTATTGTATCTTTTTTATTGAAACAAAGCTTTGTAGCTTCCTCTGAATGACCAAAAACTTTAATGCCTTTTTTAATAATTGATTCTCTATATGAAACCTCTTCTAGACATTCGTTATCCATAGCACCATTTAAAATAACAATATCAGGTGGATCTAACTCAATAATATTTAATAGATCTTTCATTCGATTTTTTCTAGTCGTATAATATATTTTATCAGCACTTTGGATATCATCATTAGAAGCATCTTCGTAACACATTATCTCAATTAGGAATTTGTTTTGTTTGGAAATTAAGCCTGTTCTGTAAGAATGGCTAAATAAAATTCTCATATATTTTCCACGCTTTCCCACAGTGTATTTTCATTTAACCACGAAACAGATTCATTAATATTTTTTTCTACTTCGTTTTCATTTTGTCCACATACTATAACTGACAA
This genomic window from Sporosarcina sp. FSL K6-1508 contains:
- a CDS encoding sedoheptulose 7-phosphate cyclase; the encoded protein is MKALKTILVKDSSVLEYDVILTNKIFDIENKTIKNYCYGKKILVVLSETVNKLYSKYVIEYFEYNFKQQYKIIVIPTTEYNKNIESVSNICKAGKEFCLDRNSLMVAIGGGILLDMVGFSASMYKRRMDYIKIPTTLLGQIDAGIGIKTGVNFEDSKNFLGSYHPPIATINDIKLLETLQKKEVLFGLAEIIKMAIVKDSILFELIESNSQSLIKYNFQEKNDIPHKINERSILRMLEELTGNFLEHNLERLVDFGHTFSPFIEGFTNYKVSHGAAVALDIAISTELNYIKNGISKIDRDRILNLILDIGLQIYDEKTFIPDLMWESLQNILLHRGMNLNLVVPINIGEATFIKNIKEISPQLLNQTFTSLNKIQSLFYEKEVVMV
- a CDS encoding cupin domain-containing protein; protein product: MSDNKVINVYESEKELEICHEGEGFIKKKRAFSFEDFESSLDFIDYIEIPPKAKIGIHQHDLNEEVYFIVSGTGMMHLNNGQERIIKSGDVIVNPVYGTHGLVNNSEDEMKVFIFQASL
- a CDS encoding ATP-grasp domain-containing protein, producing MRILFSHSYRTGLISKQNKFLIEIMCYEDASNDDIQSADKIYYTTRKNRMKDLLNIIELDPPDIVILNGAMDNECLEEVSYRESIIKKGIKVFGHSEEATKLCFNKKDTINFLKKIHIPTIPSPNLKEGDKILPVVAKPPESWEGYGIKILTTMNEVQLITDDYVLEKFIKGVELSVQAICNKDSIVICPPVYKGVTSLKMVHPLKKLRVFPNPWNEEINNSIIEASSRIARELNTEGIIDIDFIIQEDTFFVTEINCRASGVTRMVSLGGINAYDIILQILNGKKFDLLPLVSFAVEVPIRYQLNDNEVELLMNLDFVDYIFIRPDGNGLRQRVLLKGETLDEIGMHVKEIFSLIAIDEPELEEILTLCEMRESYE